Proteins from one Xenorhabdus griffiniae genomic window:
- a CDS encoding ParA family protein, producing the protein MEQVFSALSKRPIVLPIVSPKGGEGKSTKAANLAGFLADAGLCTLLFDGDYSQPTSSSIFHLKYEAPAGLYELLMQTVDLNQPDQFISRSAINNLDIIISNDPDELLPTAMLHAPDGRLRLRNIFQHPIFHQYDVIIIDSKGAAGVMTELVVLAATHNVLGIIKPILPDVREFLRGTLRMLTRLQSFENYGIQLPLIQILVNGIEGTNLDRDTLNELTDIIEQQRYDKSALGGRKVYQLLNTRIDLLDIYKLGHVRAQPVHRLEYKTTRKSPAAAQTMYSLACELFPEWTSKFKTVLIEQPVGMGDA; encoded by the coding sequence ATGGAACAAGTTTTCTCTGCCCTTTCTAAAAGGCCTATAGTTCTTCCTATTGTTTCCCCCAAAGGTGGTGAAGGTAAGTCAACAAAAGCGGCTAATTTGGCCGGATTTTTGGCCGATGCCGGTTTATGCACCCTCCTGTTTGACGGCGATTATTCGCAACCCACGTCCAGCAGTATTTTTCATCTGAAATATGAAGCGCCCGCAGGGCTGTATGAGCTGTTAATGCAAACGGTGGATCTAAATCAGCCAGATCAGTTTATTTCCCGTTCTGCGATCAATAATCTCGATATCATTATCTCCAATGATCCCGACGAACTCCTGCCGACCGCGATGCTGCACGCACCTGACGGGCGTCTTCGCTTGCGCAATATTTTTCAACATCCTATTTTTCATCAATACGATGTCATTATTATTGACTCCAAAGGCGCGGCGGGAGTGATGACGGAACTGGTGGTGTTGGCCGCCACGCACAATGTGCTGGGGATAATTAAACCGATACTACCGGATGTGCGGGAGTTCCTGCGTGGCACGTTGCGAATGTTGACCCGACTGCAATCCTTTGAAAATTACGGTATTCAACTTCCATTGATCCAGATATTGGTCAATGGAATTGAAGGCACGAATTTGGACCGCGACACGCTTAATGAACTGACCGATATTATCGAACAGCAACGCTACGATAAGTCAGCGTTGGGTGGCAGAAAGGTTTATCAGTTGCTGAACACCCGTATCGACCTGCTGGATATCTACAAACTGGGTCATGTCCGCGCTCAGCCTGTTCACCGCCTTGAATATAAAACTACCCGAAAAAGTCCTGCGGCTGCCCAAACTATGTATAGTCTCGCATGTGAATTGTTCCCCGAATGGACAAGTAAATTTAAAACCGTTTTGATTGAACAACCAGTGGGAATGGGGGACGCGTGA
- a CDS encoding site-specific integrase: MLHTAETFSWEALLEEYFFSHILRPDTEWSYRKVARGFIRFMGEAVSPAQITHRDVLRWRRHLLVEKKQSSHTWNNKVAHLRAIFNFGMAQKLLPHTENPFNHAVVKKEKKKKKILSQPQITRINLLMGKFAEEERTDVMPRGGRCALYPTWYWSTVLATLRFTGMRQNQLLHLRLRDINLESNYIELGLEGSKNHSEWEIPIIPQLKPRLAQLVARAMAAGAEGNDPIFDLSRLSVPHPSRLSRYQYDINREKQQLRSFFRRLSRECDFAVSPHRFRHTVATTLMKAPDRNLPLVKRLLGHRNVATTMEYIDLDMEVTGKTLARELGLYTDRSDEPAGEKE; the protein is encoded by the coding sequence ATGTTGCACACAGCAGAAACCTTCAGTTGGGAAGCGCTATTAGAAGAGTACTTTTTTTCACATATCCTGAGACCGGATACCGAATGGAGTTATCGTAAGGTCGCACGGGGTTTTATCCGGTTTATGGGGGAAGCGGTATCACCGGCGCAGATCACTCATCGGGATGTGTTGCGGTGGCGGCGCCATCTTCTGGTGGAAAAAAAGCAGTCGAGCCATACCTGGAACAATAAGGTGGCCCACCTGCGGGCGATTTTTAATTTCGGTATGGCGCAAAAACTGCTGCCCCACACCGAAAACCCGTTTAACCACGCCGTGGTTAAAAAAGAGAAGAAAAAGAAGAAGATTTTGAGTCAGCCGCAGATAACCCGTATTAACCTGTTGATGGGGAAGTTTGCGGAAGAAGAAAGAACCGACGTGATGCCACGGGGAGGGCGGTGTGCCCTGTACCCAACCTGGTATTGGTCAACCGTGCTGGCGACATTGCGCTTTACGGGGATGCGCCAGAACCAGTTACTGCACCTGCGGCTGCGGGATATTAACCTGGAAAGCAATTATATTGAACTGGGGCTGGAAGGCAGTAAAAACCACAGCGAATGGGAGATACCGATTATTCCGCAACTCAAACCCCGGCTGGCACAACTCGTGGCAAGGGCGATGGCTGCCGGTGCGGAAGGTAACGATCCGATTTTCGATCTCAGCCGGTTAAGTGTGCCGCACCCCAGCCGGCTTTCCCGTTACCAATATGATATCAATCGGGAAAAACAACAGCTCCGTTCTTTCTTTCGTCGGCTGTCCAGGGAGTGTGATTTTGCTGTCTCGCCTCACCGTTTTCGCCATACCGTGGCAACGACGCTGATGAAAGCGCCGGATCGGAACCTGCCGTTGGTGAAAAGATTACTGGGGCATCGTAATGTCGCGACCACGATGGAATACATTGATCTCGATATGGAAGTGACGGGGAAAACACTGGCGCGGGAGCTGGGGTTGTATACCGATCGTTCTGATGAGCCTGCCGGTGAGAAAGAATAA
- a CDS encoding TraI domain-containing protein, translated as MFARFKSHFARQSATPQKSPEQQPAAIRDSRGYFRPQSADELLATPLRRQCLQQLWQNSALPEGLYQRFYLAPVKQLLGSVQQVPATPEGDWSGAGGFADLTLQFTTCAVRLAKGHLLPPGAAPETQAAQSLLWQAVVFWAALFYHLPLLRQLEGELEDGHVWQPGMGIPDKPFRFRFRAPENIPSVPQEVLLAACLLPEKAMMWLVSVPEVWHCLMQHLNGRPSTVPLIDTLLQDAAGQVHSPLQVKPVKEVTSSAEGTPVPETASPPPVSEITTPPLSVSDDTLTLLSLFQSPDGSSPQNQGKSHHPASKLTKRSKREKESIAPDSHLHSSFKDK; from the coding sequence ATGTTTGCGCGTTTTAAATCGCATTTTGCCCGCCAGTCTGCCACACCGCAAAAATCCCCCGAGCAACAACCGGCCGCCATTCGTGACAGCCGGGGCTATTTTCGGCCGCAATCGGCTGATGAGTTACTGGCAACGCCCCTGCGCCGTCAGTGTCTTCAGCAATTATGGCAAAACAGTGCCTTGCCGGAAGGGCTGTATCAGCGTTTCTATCTTGCACCGGTGAAGCAATTACTGGGCAGTGTCCAGCAAGTACCCGCCACACCGGAAGGTGACTGGTCAGGGGCTGGGGGATTTGCCGACCTGACGCTGCAATTTACCACCTGTGCCGTGCGGCTGGCGAAGGGTCATCTGTTACCACCGGGGGCGGCACCCGAAACGCAGGCGGCACAGAGCCTGTTGTGGCAGGCGGTGGTATTCTGGGCGGCGTTGTTTTACCACCTGCCGTTATTGCGACAACTGGAAGGGGAACTGGAGGACGGGCATGTCTGGCAACCGGGCATGGGTATCCCCGATAAACCGTTTCGTTTCCGTTTTCGCGCGCCGGAGAACATACCGTCGGTTCCGCAGGAAGTGTTGCTGGCTGCCTGTCTGTTACCAGAAAAAGCCATGATGTGGCTGGTGAGCGTACCGGAAGTCTGGCATTGTCTGATGCAGCACCTCAATGGGCGTCCCTCTACTGTTCCGCTGATAGATACATTGCTTCAGGACGCTGCCGGGCAGGTTCATTCCCCTTTGCAGGTAAAACCGGTGAAGGAGGTGACATCCTCTGCCGAAGGCACTCCGGTGCCGGAAACCGCATCCCCGCCTCCCGTCAGTGAAATCACAACCCCACCGCTATCCGTGTCTGATGATACCCTGACGTTATTATCCTTATTTCAGTCACCTGATGGGTCTTCGCCGCAAAATCAGGGGAAAAGTCACCACCCCGCCTCGAAACTGACCAAACGGTCAAAACGGGAGAAAGAAAGTATTGCCCCTGACAGTCACCTTCATTCATCATTTAAAGATAAATAA
- a CDS encoding N-6 DNA methylase codes for MSSQLNHQKAFIALFNQTARDHRRYQVFQDFCNCAMAAIHNKYHYCEELEQYYLKTINKYEREDVDRIVELFSCTVLGLAQEPGDFLGSVFMALDLGNKELNQFFTPWCVARMMAEMQLQDVSARLQEKPFVTLYEPACGAGCMTLAAADVLRAQGHDPLCSLWVSAIDIDPLAAVMAYIQLALTGIPAAVTIGNALHNGGSQRTRYTPAHYLGNWPNRLREHQQPQAA; via the coding sequence ATGTCATCACAACTGAATCACCAAAAAGCATTTATCGCACTGTTTAACCAGACGGCACGTGACCACCGTCGTTATCAGGTTTTTCAGGATTTTTGCAATTGTGCGATGGCCGCCATTCACAATAAATACCATTATTGTGAGGAACTGGAGCAGTATTACCTGAAAACCATCAACAAATACGAACGGGAGGATGTTGACCGGATTGTAGAACTTTTTTCCTGTACCGTGCTGGGGCTGGCGCAGGAACCCGGTGATTTTCTGGGCAGTGTGTTTATGGCGCTTGATTTAGGTAATAAAGAACTTAATCAGTTTTTTACTCCCTGGTGCGTGGCCAGAATGATGGCAGAGATGCAGTTGCAGGATGTCTCTGCACGCTTGCAGGAGAAACCCTTTGTCACCCTGTACGAGCCGGCTTGTGGGGCGGGTTGTATGACGCTGGCCGCTGCCGACGTCCTGAGAGCGCAGGGGCATGATCCGTTATGCAGTTTGTGGGTATCAGCGATTGATATTGATCCGCTGGCCGCGGTGATGGCCTACATCCAGCTTGCCCTGACCGGCATCCCGGCCGCGGTCACCATTGGCAATGCCCTGCATAATGGCGGCAGTCAGCGAACCCGCTATACACCCGCACATTATCTGGGTAACTGGCCGAACCGTTTACGGGAGCATCAACAGCCACAGGCAGCCTGA
- a CDS encoding DUF1281 domain-containing protein, whose amino-acid sequence MAEWYTNQLDITGKSVCIDVMQQWVCGEEPPRYRQAVQQSLRLFLAGCAGILKPTKPQTYAPYPALVYGTAAPTAQNLAFEQWLKLLQDNVPLNSDNIKRTDNLYRQSCLSLLRWESVPASARDIITRLLTRQYTDWFGMVGWSETIDIGACWDKLSVYPESAQPCDMLMIMPTRLATEINGNSGLLKGIATPAQFYDAQYGMEWPLGHHVRWERRHVSSLTVRFDSPWAPPSAELMGELSSVFDCEIRHGYSEPSGSLKGYDCYDQGEHVDSGNGPSGRESRPALYRVNDDKRAVNLPVPAIAVGQ is encoded by the coding sequence ATGGCAGAATGGTATACTAATCAACTGGACATCACCGGTAAGTCGGTGTGTATTGACGTAATGCAACAATGGGTCTGCGGGGAAGAACCTCCCCGTTACCGCCAGGCGGTGCAGCAAAGCCTGCGGCTGTTTCTGGCCGGCTGTGCGGGGATACTGAAACCGACTAAACCGCAAACCTATGCGCCTTACCCGGCACTGGTGTACGGCACGGCGGCGCCGACGGCACAGAACCTGGCTTTTGAACAGTGGCTTAAGTTGTTGCAGGATAATGTGCCGTTAAACAGCGACAACATTAAACGGACCGATAACCTGTACCGCCAGTCCTGTCTCAGCCTGTTGCGTTGGGAAAGCGTACCGGCATCGGCGCGTGACATTATCACCCGTCTCCTGACCCGCCAGTATACCGACTGGTTTGGCATGGTGGGCTGGTCTGAAACTATCGATATCGGCGCGTGCTGGGATAAACTGAGTGTCTATCCGGAATCGGCGCAGCCCTGCGATATGCTGATGATAATGCCGACCCGCCTTGCCACCGAGATTAATGGCAACAGTGGCTTGCTCAAAGGCATCGCGACGCCGGCGCAGTTTTACGATGCGCAATACGGTATGGAATGGCCGTTGGGTCACCATGTCCGCTGGGAGCGCCGGCATGTCAGCAGCCTGACCGTGCGCTTTGATTCCCCCTGGGCACCCCCGTCGGCCGAACTGATGGGCGAGCTGTCCTCGGTGTTTGACTGTGAAATCCGCCACGGGTACAGCGAACCGTCAGGAAGCCTCAAAGGCTATGATTGCTATGACCAGGGCGAGCATGTGGACAGCGGCAACGGGCCGTCAGGACGGGAGAGCCGGCCGGCGCTTTATCGGGTCAACGATGACAAACGGGCGGTGAACCTGCCTGTGCCGGCCATTGCCGTTGGGCAGTAA
- a CDS encoding TA system toxin CbtA family protein: protein MAPLRLTVWQVIAGTLLKRHFGLNLNDTALCDADTVAELMASGVPPFEAINALVDKYDLTRLNAQGIQSSTPYLGIHDELRVIFDSGITETLLSQDTGSPSE, encoded by the coding sequence ATGGCACCTTTACGTTTAACCGTCTGGCAGGTGATTGCCGGCACGCTGCTGAAACGGCATTTTGGCCTGAACCTGAATGATACGGCCCTGTGTGATGCTGACACCGTGGCTGAACTGATGGCCAGTGGCGTCCCGCCCTTTGAAGCCATCAATGCGTTGGTGGATAAATACGATTTAACCCGGCTGAATGCCCAGGGTATCCAGAGCAGTACACCGTATCTGGGTATTCATGATGAACTGAGGGTGATTTTCGACAGCGGTATTACCGAAACGCTGCTCAGTCAGGACACCGGGTCACCGTCCGAATAA